Within Citrus sinensis cultivar Valencia sweet orange chromosome 1, DVS_A1.0, whole genome shotgun sequence, the genomic segment CATGCTTTAAATCAATCTCTAACCTATGTCTCAGAAACTTTGATACCACTCCTAGAAATAAGATGAAGCAGCAAATCACCTGCTGTAGAATTATCACAGGAAGATCTGCCAAGTCACAGTCATATTTATTCATAGAAGACATGTCCTCAGATCTCCCTTTAAAAAGACCGACAACATTGGGTGTGCCTTCCCCCTCGACATGAATGCAATCATCATTTACCACCACATTAGTCCGAAAATGTGATTTAGCAGTTTCTGCTGTTCGCGAATTGGACTCTGCATGAAGAATGGACTGAGGAACTTTTAAGAAGACTGTCCATGAAGATGTTCGAGAATGCCAAGTGGGATGGGATACCAAATGAAGATAAGGAACCCCACAAACCTTGAGACAtcacagaaaataaaataaggacaAGCTGGAGAGTAAAGAAAAGCAGAAAATGAGTAGCACACGTCCAAAGAGAGATAAGGATCATACCGCATTTTCTAGTTCCACGTGAACTTTGTTTGAAAATATTCTGTGAGCCAGAGACAGACAGAAATGACCAAGAAGACCAGACCCATCCTTCGTTGGTGGACCAGATACTCGAGTGCCAGTGGAAATGGGCTTATTTTTTGCTCTCCCATAAAGATACTCATGAAAAACTTGTTGCAGATAAATCTCATAAGTAAGAGGATTAGGATATCCTCCACTCTTTCTCAGAATATCATCCTTTTCTTCAGCTAACTTTACCCCATCATGTGAATCCAGAGGTAAAATTCCAGATTCGACGTTCTGGTTTACCCAACTGTCAACCGATAGATCACCCTGGTTGGACGGTATAAGTGATAGGAATATGGAGATTCCCAGACCTATGCccaattgtaaataattttctcttattccAGTCACATTGACCCCTAATGATTGCTTAAATGCTTCACGATTCACTATATCAAAGACCTGAGGGGCCAGAAGAATCAAAGCGTTAAAGCAAGAGTCAAAATGTGATAAATGGATGCAAAatacaaagagaaaaaaactCAACCTGTTCATAAAAAATTGCTTGATGAACCTCACGAAGAAGTGAATGTTTTTCTCTAACACACTCATCATCATTCACAGACTCCTTAGCTTCTTTAGATGGACGAGGTGAGCAAGAATTTTTGACCTTACTGCATTGCTTAGAACTATCTCCGGACTGAACACCAAGGAAACCAAAACGAAAAGAGCGGCATGAATTTGGGGGTAAATTTATAGCCAGCATACCAGCAGAATCATGGTCAATGCGAATAGTGGATAGAGAAGATGGACGTGAAACAGGTGCTGAATCATATAATGAATTGTCAAAAAGATCAATAGTAAAGCCTTCATTTCCTGAAGCTGGAGCTGCCACACGCTGCCGTTTAACTTTCCAGTTTTGCTGCAATCTATTTGCTTGTCAGGAATAAACTAGATAAGTAATGGGTTGAAGAAATAACGAAAGACACAGTCGTgtaaaaattagtttcttaGTTTCTggatgtaaataaatttagaggAGAATACATAATTGTAACACTTTTTCAGagcaaatattattttccatatgaatgaagaaaattttgatatgataTCCACAAAAGATGCAATGCTTACATTTGGCAATATGATTATGCATTAAACCAGTGTATTCAATACTTGATAAGAAAATGAGGGAAACTCACCTGATAAGAGCACCATAGAATCTTGCCTCCTTAGCAATTTGCTGTTCCAATGATTTGGCAGActgtttaaaatatataccTAGATGCTGCGACAGAAGCAACACATATTAAGaaactacaaaaataataaaaaggaaaaagaagatgcAGTATCAtaagaacaaagaagaaaatactCGGTAGCACTGTAGCTTAGTTGCTGCAGAGACAGAAAGATCAGAGAGAACTTCATTAGGTAATGCCTTTGGTCTGGTCATGCCAGCCACCGTTACAGCATCGTTAGCTTCCACCTATGCACATCAAATTGATTTCTGATGTTAACATTCACtgtttatcttttaaatgGCACTTTCCACTTCCCAATGAGTACTTGAAACAATGATCTGAATCGGTTACAACAAGTAAAAGCCAAACCTAGAGCAAaggaaattagaaaaaaaaattctaaattattgACTTGCAAGGTTTgatggataaaaaatttccGTCCATTTTCAATTATACATTTGGATATAACTACAAGACAGAGAACTGATATCTCAATTTTGAGCCTTAAGAGTTAAGATCTTTTGACTAGCCCTCCTCCCCCAACCCCATCCCAATGCACAAGAAGAAAATATGGAGCAAATAGTTATATCAGACTCGATCAAGAAAAATTCTCACTGTTTTAGTTACTACCGGGCAGTAAAATCCATAAACGAAGTTTAACTTGGCTATATTTAGCTCATTTCACAGAAACCAAGCACTTTCACTTTCACTGTCTCATTCACAATCTGATCTAAAATCCAAACACACCAAACCAACCCACACTTTCAGCAATACAGTAACGTTTTAAAAAGAAACCATAAAATTCGCTAAAGAGGAAGAGGGTATATTGCGATTGAGGAGCTAAGGCTTTTGATCCACAGCTAATATCAATTGAAACCACTGGCTGCCAGGTATAGGTTGTTTAGTGGTTTCTAGAAAGTAGTTACCAAATAAAAGGGAATGTCTACTAAACAGAAGCAAGACAGTTGCAACGGTACTCAGATAGTAATTCACAATGCACCCAATTATCAATCAACAATCCGAAGCAACAATTGAGTAGCTTACAGTGTTGATAAGGTCTATAATGACAGAGAGCTCCTGGTGAGCAAACTGCAAGTTCTCCACCATATTCTGCCACTGCCATGGCGTAGTAGTGGCCGACGAGCTGCTTTCTTTTGAACTCTTCTTCAGCCTCTTGTTATCATCTTTCTCCACTGCCCACGCAAAGTCTATTCTCCGTATCAACGACTCTCGCTTCTCATCATAACCTACATCTCTGATTAATCACACGCAAAATACTCCCTAAATCAACATCATTTCAAGAAccctaaaaatgaaaaaaaaaaatatacatatatattataaacaaTTATGTATCTTTTGTTAAGGATAATTCCTGTACCTACAGCagattaaatatgaaacaaattatagaaaattatacCTTCGAATAATgcttaatttgttttgattttggagGATTTATTTAATGAGAAACGAAACAAAAGGAGTTTTTAAGAGAGGGAACGTACGGAGGGAATCGTTCAGCGCCAGTTTCTTCAATGGCGTCTAAGCGTTTCACGGGAAGCTTGTCGACGGAGATTTCCAGATTTCCGTTCATTTTTCTCTGGCTGATTTTCccggaaaaaaataaaaaaacagtaacgaaaattttaaagagagTTCACTTTCGATATTTGAAGGCCGAGAGGCAAGCGGCGAGctttctttccatttttcctttattttttttttaaacagagaaatttataaaatagggagatttaaaaatatgcaaaaatttgtcaaactttttttttttcaaaatttaagaaattagaCTGGactaattgaatta encodes:
- the LOC102622560 gene encoding mediator of RNA polymerase II transcription subunit 17; amino-acid sequence: MNGNLEISVDKLPVKRLDAIEETGAERFPPDVGYDEKRESLIRRIDFAWAVEKDDNKRLKKSSKESSSSATTTPWQWQNMVENLQFAHQELSVIIDLINTVEANDAVTVAGMTRPKALPNEVLSDLSVSAATKLQCYRHLGIYFKQSAKSLEQQIAKEARFYGALIRLQQNWKVKRQRVAAPASGNEGFTIDLFDNSLYDSAPVSRPSSLSTIRIDHDSAGMLAINLPPNSCRSFRFGFLGVQSGDSSKQCSKVKNSCSPRPSKEAKESVNDDECVREKHSLLREVHQAIFYEQVFDIVNREAFKQSLGVNVTGIRENYLQLGIGLGISIFLSLIPSNQGDLSVDSWVNQNVESGILPLDSHDGVKLAEEKDDILRKSGGYPNPLTYEIYLQQVFHEYLYGRAKNKPISTGTRVSGPPTKDGSGLLGHFCLSLAHRIFSNKVHVELENAVCGVPYLHLVSHPTWHSRTSSWTVFLKVPQSILHAESNSRTAETAKSHFRTNVVVNDDCIHVEGEGTPNVVGLFKGRSEDMSSMNKYDCDLADLPVIILQQVASQVIRWLHEEALMVGIKANRDFLSLSFELDQGETVSLVAHVDPEDMRGCISWWLVMEDGFAAERKLSIDISDDASDYKKFLGHLSLDVLYSTLMDLVSLCGGGSH